Proteins from a genomic interval of Luteibacter pinisoli:
- a CDS encoding ribonucleoside-diphosphate reductase subunit alpha, with the protein MDSAARERTETADAAATPSTRTTEQAPAAGYREDAPPAFALTPPHNPGQMRVKKRNGGQETVDVNKIVRAVTRSADGLFAVDPMRVALKTIGGLYDGATTQELDQLSIRTAAALTAEEPEYGQLAARLLSAFVDKEVSGQDIQSFSQSINLGVELGILNERLRAFVQANARKLNDAIDLTASRRFEYFGLRTVYDRYLLRHPTKRHVIETPQYFFMRIACALGGNDVAETLELYRMLSSLEYLASSPTLFNAGTAHEQLSSCFLLDSPQDDLASIYAKYGDVAQLSKFAGGIGLAYSRIRSRGSLIRGTNGHSNGLVPWLKTLDASVAAVNQGGKRKGAACVYLESWHADIEEFLELRENTGDDARRTHNLNLANWVPDLFMRRVETDGDWSLFDPKIVPHFVDTWGETFEAAYAKAEADGIASKTVKARELYARMLRSLAQTGNGWMTFKDRSNATSNQTARPENVIHLSNLCTEILEVTNEGETAVCNLGSVNLSRHVVDGAFDFDKLATTVRTAVRQLNRVIDLNFYPIDTARTANMKWRPVGLGVMGLQDVFFKLRLPFDSAEALQLSTRISEEIYFHALSQSNEIAERDGAHPGFDESRAANGELQFDYWPAATPTGKDDRWAELREKIKAKGLRNSLLIAIAPTATIASIAGCYECIEPQVSNLFKRETLSGDFLVVNRYLVDELKTLGLWTADVRDQIKLAEGSVQGITSIPEQLRAIYRTVWELPQKALIDLAAARGAYIDQSQSLNLFMENPNIGQLSSMYMYAWKSGVKTTYYLRSRPATRIAKTTVTASVAAPVAPVVDAQDEATAAVFCSLENPEYCEACQ; encoded by the coding sequence ATGGATTCCGCAGCGCGCGAGCGCACCGAGACGGCCGATGCGGCCGCCACCCCCTCCACCCGCACCACCGAGCAGGCCCCCGCGGCCGGCTACCGCGAGGATGCCCCGCCGGCCTTCGCGCTGACCCCGCCGCACAACCCCGGCCAGATGCGCGTGAAGAAGCGCAACGGCGGCCAGGAAACCGTGGACGTGAACAAGATCGTGCGCGCGGTGACGCGCAGCGCCGACGGCCTGTTCGCGGTAGACCCGATGCGCGTGGCGCTGAAGACCATCGGCGGCCTCTACGACGGCGCCACCACCCAGGAGCTCGACCAGCTCTCGATCCGCACCGCCGCGGCCCTCACCGCCGAAGAGCCGGAATACGGCCAGCTTGCCGCGCGCCTGCTCTCGGCCTTCGTCGACAAGGAAGTGAGCGGCCAGGACATCCAGTCGTTCTCGCAGTCGATCAACCTGGGCGTCGAGCTGGGCATCCTCAACGAGCGCCTGCGCGCGTTCGTGCAGGCCAACGCCCGCAAGCTCAACGATGCGATCGACCTGACCGCCTCGCGCCGCTTCGAATACTTCGGCCTGCGCACGGTGTATGACCGTTACCTGCTGCGCCACCCGACCAAGCGCCACGTCATCGAGACGCCTCAGTACTTCTTCATGCGCATCGCCTGCGCGCTCGGCGGCAACGATGTCGCGGAAACGCTTGAGCTGTACCGCATGCTCTCGTCGCTGGAATACCTGGCCAGCTCGCCCACCCTGTTCAACGCCGGCACGGCGCACGAACAGCTGTCGTCGTGCTTCCTGCTCGACTCGCCGCAGGACGACCTCGCGTCGATCTACGCGAAGTATGGCGACGTGGCCCAGCTCTCGAAATTCGCCGGCGGCATTGGCCTGGCCTACTCGCGGATCCGTTCGCGCGGCTCGCTGATCCGCGGCACCAACGGCCATTCGAACGGCCTGGTGCCCTGGCTGAAGACGCTGGACGCCTCGGTGGCCGCGGTGAACCAGGGCGGCAAGCGCAAGGGCGCGGCCTGCGTGTACCTGGAAAGCTGGCACGCCGACATCGAGGAATTCCTCGAGCTGCGCGAAAACACCGGCGACGACGCCCGCCGCACGCACAACCTCAACCTCGCCAACTGGGTGCCCGACCTGTTCATGCGTCGCGTGGAAACGGACGGCGACTGGTCGCTGTTCGATCCGAAGATCGTGCCGCACTTCGTCGACACCTGGGGCGAGACCTTCGAAGCCGCGTACGCGAAGGCCGAAGCCGACGGCATCGCCTCGAAGACGGTGAAGGCGCGCGAGCTCTACGCCCGCATGCTGCGTTCGCTCGCGCAGACCGGCAACGGCTGGATGACCTTCAAGGATCGTTCCAACGCCACCAGCAACCAGACGGCGCGCCCGGAGAACGTCATCCACCTGTCGAACCTGTGCACCGAGATCCTCGAGGTGACCAACGAAGGCGAGACGGCGGTGTGCAACCTCGGCTCGGTGAACCTCTCCCGCCACGTCGTGGACGGCGCGTTCGATTTCGACAAGCTCGCCACCACCGTGCGTACGGCCGTGCGCCAGCTCAACCGCGTCATCGACCTGAACTTCTACCCGATCGACACCGCGCGCACGGCGAACATGAAGTGGCGCCCGGTGGGCCTGGGCGTGATGGGCCTGCAGGATGTGTTCTTCAAGCTGCGCCTGCCGTTCGACTCGGCCGAAGCGCTGCAGCTCTCCACGCGCATTTCGGAAGAGATCTACTTCCACGCCCTGTCGCAGTCCAACGAGATCGCCGAGCGCGATGGCGCCCACCCGGGCTTCGACGAGAGCCGCGCTGCCAACGGCGAGCTCCAGTTCGATTACTGGCCGGCCGCCACGCCGACCGGCAAGGACGACCGCTGGGCCGAATTGCGCGAGAAGATCAAGGCGAAGGGCCTGCGCAACTCGCTGCTCATCGCCATCGCGCCGACCGCCACCATCGCGTCCATCGCCGGTTGCTACGAATGCATCGAGCCGCAGGTGTCCAACCTGTTCAAGCGCGAAACCCTCTCGGGTGACTTCCTCGTGGTGAACCGCTACCTCGTCGACGAGCTGAAGACCCTGGGCCTGTGGACCGCCGACGTCCGCGACCAGATCAAGCTGGCCGAAGGTTCCGTGCAGGGCATCACCTCGATTCCCGAGCAGCTGCGCGCGATCTACCGCACCGTGTGGGAGCTGCCGCAGAAGGCCCTGATCGACCTGGCCGCCGCGCGCGGCGCCTATATCGACCAGAGCCAGTCGCTGAACCTGTTCATGGAAAACCCGAACATCGGCCAGCTGTCGTCCATGTACATGTACGCATGGAAGTCCGGCGTCAAAACCACCTACTACCTGCGTTCGCGTCCGGCCACCCGTATTGCGAAGACCACCGTCACCGCGTCGGTCGCCGCACCGGTCGCACCGGTCGTCGATGCGCAGGACGAAGCCACGGCAGCAGTGTTCTGCTCGCTCGAAAATCCTGAATACTGCGAGGCCTGCCAGTAA
- a CDS encoding ribonucleotide-diphosphate reductase subunit beta, with protein sequence MSAHPITRDAHLLDPGFELTLRPMRYPKFYEMYRAAIRNTWTVEEVDFSLDVTDLKSKMSDADRHLIHRLVAFFATGDTIVSNNLVLNLYQHVNSPEARMYLSRQLYEEALHVQFYLTLLDTYIPDPNERNKAFAAIENIPSIRQKGEFCFKWIDSIQDVNRLETREHRRQFLLNLICFAACIEGLFFFAAFAYVYYLRSRGLLHGLASGTNWVFRDESGHMAFAFDVVRTVREEEPDLFDDEMRLQVEQMLEDAIACETQFAADVLSGGVAGLSVNDMRQYLEYCADQRLVQLDMPKKYGSKNPFDFMDLQDVQELTNFFERRVSSYQVGVQGEVAFDQSF encoded by the coding sequence ATGTCCGCCCATCCGATCACCCGCGACGCCCACCTCCTCGACCCGGGCTTCGAGCTGACGCTGCGTCCGATGCGTTACCCGAAGTTCTACGAGATGTACCGCGCTGCCATCCGCAATACGTGGACGGTGGAAGAGGTGGATTTCTCGCTGGACGTGACCGACCTGAAGTCGAAGATGTCCGACGCGGACCGGCACCTGATCCATCGCCTGGTGGCGTTCTTCGCCACCGGCGACACCATCGTGTCGAACAACCTGGTGCTTAACCTGTACCAGCACGTGAACTCGCCCGAAGCGCGCATGTACCTGTCGCGCCAGCTGTATGAGGAAGCGCTGCACGTGCAGTTCTACCTCACGCTGCTCGACACCTACATCCCGGATCCGAACGAGCGCAACAAGGCCTTCGCGGCGATCGAGAACATCCCCTCGATCCGCCAGAAGGGCGAGTTCTGCTTCAAGTGGATCGACTCCATCCAGGACGTCAACCGCCTGGAGACCCGCGAGCATCGCCGCCAGTTCCTGCTCAACCTGATCTGCTTCGCCGCATGCATCGAAGGCCTGTTCTTCTTCGCGGCCTTCGCCTACGTGTACTACCTGCGCTCGCGCGGCCTGCTGCATGGCCTCGCCTCGGGTACGAACTGGGTGTTCCGCGACGAATCGGGCCACATGGCCTTCGCCTTCGACGTGGTTCGCACGGTGCGCGAGGAAGAGCCGGATCTCTTCGACGACGAGATGCGCCTGCAGGTGGAGCAGATGCTGGAAGACGCGATCGCCTGCGAGACCCAGTTCGCGGCGGACGTGCTTTCCGGTGGCGTGGCCGGCCTGTCGGTGAACGACATGCGCCAGTACCTCGAGTACTGCGCGGACCAGCGCCTGGTCCAGCTCGACATGCCGAAGAAGTACGGCTCGAAGAACCCGTTCGACTTCATGGACTTGCAGGACGTCCAGGAGCTCACCAACTTCTTCGAACGCCGTGTTTCGTCCTACCAGGTGGGCGTCCAGGGCGAAGTGGCCTTCGACCAGTCGTTCTGA
- a CDS encoding acyl-CoA thioesterase encodes MPKSPAMLPIARPTEARVLEIVFPDHTNHLGTLFGGQALAWMDKAAFLAASRYSRKIVVTARSEQVDFHVPVRKGQMVELVATVVSVGRTSMNIDVAMFTEELITGERELCTRGTFVMIALDENHKPTLVESLAADDRA; translated from the coding sequence ATGCCCAAGTCCCCCGCCATGCTCCCCATTGCCCGCCCCACCGAAGCCCGCGTCCTCGAGATCGTCTTCCCGGACCACACCAACCACCTGGGCACCCTGTTCGGTGGCCAGGCGCTGGCCTGGATGGATAAGGCGGCCTTCCTGGCCGCCTCGCGCTACTCCCGCAAGATCGTGGTGACCGCGCGCTCCGAGCAGGTGGATTTCCACGTGCCGGTGCGCAAGGGCCAGATGGTCGAGCTGGTCGCCACCGTGGTTTCCGTGGGCCGCACCTCGATGAATATCGACGTGGCCATGTTCACCGAAGAGCTGATCACGGGTGAGCGCGAGCTGTGCACCCGCGGCACGTTCGTGATGATCGCGCTGGACGAGAACCACAAGCCCACGCTGGTCGAGTCGCTCGCTGCGGACGACCGCGCCTGA
- a CDS encoding ester cyclase: MATRHALLSLATLLLVVAPMAQAAEKLVKPGVVIADKSLPKAARERMVQAALRYDTFWNTGDESLARAALAPAFKDNTLPPGRPQGVEGPIAASKMFRSAVPDLTCDVDQLIVSGDRVVALLHFKGHFTGEAHGKKGTGQAVDFIATDIYRIVNGRIGEDWHLEDNLTLLKQLGVIQP; this comes from the coding sequence ATGGCCACCCGGCACGCCTTGCTCTCCCTCGCCACCCTCCTCCTGGTCGTGGCACCCATGGCGCAGGCCGCGGAGAAGCTCGTGAAACCCGGCGTGGTCATCGCGGACAAATCCCTGCCCAAGGCGGCCCGCGAGCGCATGGTCCAGGCAGCCTTGCGCTATGACACCTTCTGGAACACCGGCGACGAGTCACTGGCCCGCGCGGCCCTGGCGCCCGCCTTCAAGGACAACACCTTGCCGCCGGGCCGCCCCCAGGGCGTGGAAGGCCCGATCGCGGCGTCGAAAATGTTCCGCAGCGCCGTGCCGGATCTCACCTGCGACGTGGACCAGCTGATCGTCAGCGGCGACCGCGTCGTCGCCCTGCTCCACTTCAAGGGCCACTTCACCGGCGAGGCCCACGGCAAGAAGGGCACCGGCCAGGCGGTGGACTTCATCGCCACGGACATCTACCGCATCGTCAACGGCAGGATTGGCGAGGACTGGCACCTCGAGGACAACCTCACGCTGCTCAAGCAGCTGGGCGTCATCCAGCCCTAA
- a CDS encoding MerR family transcriptional regulator — translation MPTSLTIAEAALATGPTTYTLRYYEQIGLIDPVPRRGGQRIYGENDMRLIQFVLRLRGTGMAMRDIQEYVRLRRLGETQESIVGRGDLLERHAAHLRDELVSLTETIARLDEKIALYRSIYGADGAAGGPGDTIPTPRRKQA, via the coding sequence ATGCCCACATCCCTGACCATTGCCGAGGCGGCTCTCGCCACCGGCCCCACCACCTATACGCTGCGTTACTACGAGCAGATCGGCCTGATCGACCCGGTACCCCGCCGGGGCGGCCAGCGGATCTACGGTGAGAACGACATGCGCCTCATCCAGTTCGTGTTGCGCCTGCGCGGCACGGGCATGGCCATGCGCGATATCCAGGAGTACGTACGCCTGCGCCGCCTGGGTGAAACCCAGGAAAGCATCGTGGGCCGCGGCGACCTGCTCGAGCGCCACGCAGCGCACCTGCGCGACGAGCTGGTATCGCTCACCGAAACCATCGCGCGGCTGGACGAGAAGATCGCCCTGTACCGCTCCATTTACGGTGCCGACGGCGCGGCCGGCGGCCCCGGTGACACCATCCCCACTCCCCGGAGGAAGCAAGCATGA
- a CDS encoding aldo/keto reductase, producing the protein MITRKLGSNGPDVSAQGLGCMGMSEFYGPGDDAQNIATLERALELGITFWDTSDAYGPHTNEELIGRVLQGRRDKVFLATKFGIVRDPSNPAARGVSGRPDYVRQSVEGSLRRLKTDYIDLYYQHRVDRTVPIEETVGAMAELVKEGKVRHLGLSEASAASIARAARVHPIAALQSEYSLWTRDPETTGTLAACREHGIAFVAYSPLGRGFLTGAITQPDDFAEDDYRRHNPRFTGENFTKNLAIVEKVKQFAADKGCTPGQLALAWVLAKGQDIVPIPGTKRVKYLEENAAAMDVKLSASEIAEIDAVFPPDSAVGDRYQTNMMGSINA; encoded by the coding sequence ATGATCACCCGCAAACTTGGGTCGAACGGCCCCGACGTCTCGGCACAAGGCCTTGGCTGCATGGGCATGAGCGAGTTCTACGGCCCGGGCGATGACGCACAGAACATCGCCACGCTGGAGCGCGCGCTGGAACTCGGCATCACCTTCTGGGATACCTCCGACGCTTACGGCCCGCACACCAACGAGGAACTGATTGGGCGCGTGTTGCAGGGACGTCGTGACAAGGTGTTCCTGGCCACGAAGTTCGGCATCGTGCGCGATCCGAGCAACCCCGCCGCGCGCGGCGTCAGCGGCCGCCCGGACTATGTACGCCAGTCGGTGGAAGGCAGCCTGCGCCGCCTGAAGACCGATTACATCGATCTGTACTACCAGCATCGCGTGGACCGCACGGTGCCGATCGAAGAGACCGTGGGTGCCATGGCCGAGCTGGTGAAGGAAGGCAAGGTGCGCCATCTGGGCCTGTCCGAAGCGTCCGCCGCCAGCATCGCCCGTGCGGCCCGGGTGCACCCAATCGCTGCGCTGCAGAGCGAGTATTCGCTGTGGACGCGCGATCCGGAAACCACCGGCACGCTGGCGGCCTGCCGCGAACACGGCATCGCTTTCGTCGCGTACAGCCCGCTGGGTCGCGGCTTCCTTACCGGCGCCATCACCCAACCGGATGATTTCGCCGAGGACGACTACCGCCGCCACAACCCGCGCTTCACCGGCGAGAACTTCACGAAGAACCTGGCGATCGTGGAAAAGGTGAAGCAATTCGCCGCCGACAAAGGCTGCACGCCCGGCCAGCTGGCCCTGGCCTGGGTGCTGGCGAAGGGGCAGGACATCGTGCCGATTCCCGGCACCAAGCGGGTGAAGTACCTGGAGGAGAACGCGGCGGCCATGGACGTGAAGCTCAGCGCCAGCGAGATCGCCGAGATCGATGCGGTTTTCCCGCCGGATTCGGCGGTGGGCGACCGTTACCAGACGAACATGATGGGTTCGATCAACGCCTGA